Proteins from a genomic interval of Actinoalloteichus hymeniacidonis:
- a CDS encoding DUF6879 family protein: MHRFLDGAELARLFARFRRSAWRFETQSEYREVSEAEPYRRFLAGELGEDRAWMTEWLRSVSSATRQGRSFARVRVVAFPPTDYQRFEMAVAPDNEAAGEDIRVLSSERARRLLLPAQDFWLFDDTILALMHFGSGRLTGIEVTTDVTRIEQYRAHRRRAWSQAVPLNEHMTIS; this comes from the coding sequence GTGCACCGCTTCCTAGACGGTGCTGAACTCGCCAGGCTGTTCGCGCGTTTCCGGCGATCCGCCTGGCGGTTCGAAACGCAATCCGAGTACCGGGAGGTCTCGGAGGCGGAGCCGTACCGTCGTTTCCTCGCAGGCGAGCTCGGCGAGGACCGCGCCTGGATGACGGAGTGGCTGCGCTCGGTGAGCTCGGCCACCAGGCAGGGCCGAAGTTTCGCCAGAGTCCGAGTGGTCGCCTTCCCCCCTACCGACTACCAACGCTTCGAGATGGCGGTCGCGCCGGACAACGAAGCAGCAGGTGAGGACATCCGCGTCCTCTCCTCGGAGCGGGCCAGGCGGTTGTTGTTGCCCGCGCAGGATTTCTGGCTTTTCGACGACACGATCTTGGCGCTCATGCACTTCGGCTCCGGGCGACTGACCGGCATCGAGGTGACGACCGACGTCACCAGGATCGAGCAGTACCGTGCGCACCGACGGCGCGCATGGAGCCAGGCCGTCCCGCTCAACGAGCACATGACGATCAGTTGA
- a CDS encoding helix-turn-helix domain-containing protein — translation MGSSFEERREELGERLRLLREQAGLTGKELALACGWSAVSKVSKIERGRQTATQEDLAAWLEAVSLDEASRAGFVEDLAALQEEYLSWRNQVRSGHLIRQEEPIDRDRRAHRILAMELNVIPGLVQTADYARQVLQTSLELHGGPDDIEEAVRARMRRQQVLYEPGKRIEILIAESALVHPVASRDVMAGQLHRLVAAIGTPDLRLGLLPLNRRLPLVPLHGFWIVDETAMVETVTGELKITDPDELALYVRVWERLWLIAVEGEHARQILNRHVEDLFVLAAAESAEL, via the coding sequence GTGGGCAGCAGCTTCGAGGAACGTCGTGAGGAACTCGGAGAACGCCTGCGACTGCTGAGGGAGCAGGCGGGCCTGACCGGAAAGGAACTGGCGTTGGCCTGCGGCTGGTCCGCGGTGTCCAAGGTCAGCAAGATCGAGCGCGGGCGTCAGACGGCCACCCAGGAGGATCTGGCCGCCTGGCTGGAGGCCGTCTCGCTCGATGAGGCGAGCCGGGCGGGTTTCGTCGAGGACCTGGCCGCGCTTCAGGAGGAGTACCTGAGCTGGCGGAACCAGGTGCGCAGCGGTCACCTGATCCGGCAGGAGGAGCCGATCGACCGCGATCGGCGGGCCCATCGCATCCTCGCGATGGAACTGAACGTAATCCCCGGTCTCGTGCAGACCGCCGACTACGCCAGGCAGGTTTTACAGACCAGCCTCGAACTGCACGGCGGTCCCGACGACATCGAGGAGGCCGTCCGAGCCAGGATGCGCAGGCAGCAGGTCCTCTACGAGCCCGGTAAGCGGATCGAGATCCTCATCGCCGAATCGGCGCTCGTGCACCCGGTCGCCTCGCGAGACGTCATGGCGGGGCAGCTGCATCGGTTGGTCGCCGCGATCGGCACGCCTGACCTGCGGTTGGGTCTGCTGCCGCTGAACCGACGCCTTCCGTTGGTCCCTTTACACGGTTTCTGGATCGTCGATGAGACGGCGATGGTCGAGACCGTCACCGGCGAACTCAAGATCACCGATCCCGACGAACTCGCGCTGTACGTGCGGGTGTGGGAACGGCTGTGGCTGATCGCGGTGGAGGGCGAGCACGCCCGACAGATCCTGAACCGCCACGTCGAGGACCTATTCGTCCTCGCGGCCGCGGAGAGCGCGGAACTCTAG